A genomic region of Blastocatellia bacterium contains the following coding sequences:
- a CDS encoding M24 family metallopeptidase, producing the protein MKHRLVLLAFALAMPSAKVAGQDIPKLPPLREQAAVQQAWLKARLETVLPKLMRENNVDMWIVVCREYNEDPVFFSLVAPTTFAARRRTIYVFFDRGPDKGVERLALGGGDQGGLYTVYRDPETEQRELWGQSQWALLKKVISERNPRRIAINISHTHAFSDGLSAGEYEQLQEALGPELTGRLVRAERLALDYIALRVPDMRVWYERIMEIAHGLIARAFSREVITPGVTTTEDVVWWLRQQLADRGLGTWFHPTVRVQRRGGEDPQILRPSGPVVIQRGDVLHVDFGIKAMGLCTDTQHMGYVLREGETEPPPGIQAALRVANRLQDIVMAAMKPGRTGNQVLEEALQRMKAEGINGSVYSHPIGDHGHGAGPLIGLWDRQEAIPGRGDVPLRPDTWYSIELSVRVPIPEWGGQLLWVALEEDAALTSDGTMSWILRRQEKYHLVK; encoded by the coding sequence ATGAAACATCGCCTTGTGCTTCTTGCTTTCGCCCTGGCGATGCCTTCGGCGAAGGTCGCCGGACAGGACATTCCCAAACTTCCACCCTTACGCGAGCAGGCGGCGGTTCAACAGGCATGGCTGAAGGCGCGATTGGAAACGGTGCTGCCGAAACTCATGCGGGAAAACAACGTGGATATGTGGATCGTTGTCTGTCGGGAGTACAACGAGGACCCGGTCTTTTTCTCTCTGGTTGCGCCCACAACGTTTGCTGCCCGGCGGCGAACGATCTACGTCTTTTTCGATAGGGGACCCGACAAAGGGGTTGAGCGGCTGGCGCTCGGCGGTGGCGATCAAGGTGGGCTCTATACGGTGTATCGCGATCCCGAGACAGAACAACGCGAACTCTGGGGTCAATCGCAATGGGCGCTTTTGAAGAAGGTCATCAGTGAGCGCAATCCGCGGCGCATCGCCATCAATATTTCTCACACTCATGCGTTTTCCGATGGGCTCTCCGCTGGTGAATACGAGCAGCTTCAAGAGGCTCTTGGGCCGGAACTCACCGGGCGGCTTGTCCGGGCCGAACGATTGGCTCTCGACTACATTGCCCTGCGCGTGCCGGATATGCGGGTGTGGTACGAACGTATTATGGAGATCGCTCACGGGTTGATTGCACGGGCCTTCTCGCGTGAGGTGATCACACCCGGCGTCACGACGACCGAGGATGTCGTGTGGTGGTTGCGTCAGCAACTGGCCGATCGAGGACTGGGGACATGGTTTCACCCGACGGTTCGGGTCCAGCGGCGGGGAGGAGAAGATCCTCAGATTCTCAGGCCCTCGGGTCCTGTAGTCATTCAGCGAGGCGATGTTCTGCACGTTGATTTCGGCATCAAGGCGATGGGGCTCTGCACCGACACCCAGCACATGGGCTACGTTCTGCGCGAAGGCGAAACGGAACCACCTCCTGGGATTCAAGCCGCCTTGCGTGTGGCCAATCGTCTGCAGGACATCGTCATGGCGGCCATGAAACCCGGTCGGACGGGCAATCAGGTCCTGGAAGAAGCCCTGCAACGGATGAAAGCTGAAGGCATCAACGGATCGGTTTATTCTCACCCGATTGGAGATCACGGCCACGGGGCGGGTCCCCTCATCGGACTGTGGGATCGGCAAGAGGCGATCCCCGGTCGAGGAGACGTCCCCCTTCGGCCGGACACGTGGTATTCGATCGAACTGTCCGTGCGGGTTCCGATTCCCGAGTG